A portion of the Glycine max cultivar Williams 82 chromosome 10, Glycine_max_v4.0, whole genome shotgun sequence genome contains these proteins:
- the LOC121172978 gene encoding uncharacterized protein: MTLLIYFVGFIIKMSSSIIVLVYLNGIIFESDDDITFEGPKKAIQIKHGVTFDGLKNRICDKVKLDKNESISIMTCRFLVAGKYIALQICDDEDVETMIESFQQQEMGFIELCVEVDVVGASALNVKNSLLSCGNNIAANESTVQRFVTNLDEDSGDDDYMISNSYVEDSLDEEEDIDDIFDTDEEVANMIQPLTIMQPREGGSETTFWESASNYSNINWSHPDEEDIRGFDMASTFNIGQELFFGMEFESKKAVKNALQ, translated from the exons atgacattattgatttattttgtaggttttattataaaaatgagttCTTCGATTATTGTTCTGGTTTATTTGAATGGAATAATATTTGAAAGTGACGATGACATCACATTTGAAGGCCCTAAAAAGGCTATTCAAATTAAACATGGTGTAACTTTTGATGGGTTAAAAAACAGAATTTGTGATAAggtaaaattagataaaaatgaaagtatATCTATTATGACTTGCCGATTTTTAGTTGCAGGTAAATATATTGCATTGCAAATTTGTGACGATGAAGATGTTGAAACAATGattgaaagttttcaacaacaagaaatgGGTTTCATTGAATTGTGCGTTGAAGTAGATGTTGTCGGTGCTTCTGCGTTGAATGTGAAAAATTCACTATTATCATGTGGGAATAATATAGCTGCCAATGAATCAACAGTTCAAAGATTTGTAACAAATTTAGATGAAGATTCTGGCGATGATGATTATATGATATCTAATTCATATGTTGAGGACTCGTTGGATGAGGAGGAAGATATCGATGATATATTTGACACAGATGAAGAAGTTGCCAACATGATCCAACCCCTTACAATCATGCAACCAAGAGaag GTGGAAGTGAGACTACATTTTGGGAATCCGCTTCTAATTATAGTAACATTAATTGGAGTCATCCCGATGAAGAAGACATCCGTGGTTTTGATATGGCATCAACCTTCAATATTGGTCAAGAATTATTTTTTGGCAtggaatttgaaagcaaaaaagCAGTGAAAAATGCACTGCAATAg